The Aliidiomarina minuta nucleotide sequence GGTGCAAAAACAGCGCTGCGGTCACCGTCAATAATATTATCCAGTATGGCGAAGTCGCCGAGCTGCAATTCCATAGCAAGGTCTTCAGGTAACTGAACTTCCTGCAAGGGTGGTTCGCTAAGTAACTGCCACTGGCCCTGAGACCAGCGATAGAAGGTATATCCGCTTTCTTTAATATCAACGCCTATCACCCAGTTTCGTAACAATGCGGTTTGCCGGGCGTGGTTGATTTTCTCTTTAAATACAACCGCGGCATCCTGAGCTGAACTGCCGCTTCTTTGGGGCGGCATGGTATACACCACAGCGCCGGCCATTATCCCCAGCAGCAGTACCACTATCATTATTTCCAGCAACGTAAAGCCACGTTGCTGATGCCTGGCCAGGTTATGCATAAACTTTAATTCTGGTATTCATCCAGATTCCAGTTACCAATGTCGTCATCAGTACCTGCCTGACCATCCGGACCTGCTGAAAATATATCGATATTATTGTACTGACCCGGGTTCAGTAACTGATAGTCATTGCCCCAGGGGTCGCGTGGCAAACGGCGTATATAACCACCCTGGCGATAGCGTCGCGGCTGTGGGTCCATACGCGGTTCATTAACCAATGCGTCCAGACCCTGTTCAGTAGTCGGGTAAATACCGTTGTCCAGACGATACATATCCAGCGCATTTTCCAGCGCTACTATGTCCGAAATTACTTTCTGGCGTTCACCTTCGTCACGGCTGCCCATGACGTTGGGTACTATCATACTTGCCAGGATTCCCAGAATGACCAGAACTACCATTAATTCCAGTAATGAAAAACCGCGTTGTTTTTGCATCTTCATAGTTTAAAAACCTACCTGTTGATTAAGCGCCAGTATCGGCTGAATAATGGCGAGTACAATGAATAACACGATACCAGCCATGCTCACAATCAGAGCTGGTTCAAATATTTTAAGGCTGACATTCACTAAGGCCGCAAACTCGTTGTCCTGATTATCAGCACAACGTTTTAGCATTTGTTCCAGTTCACCACTTTTTTCACCGGACGCAATCATATGTAACATCATCGGTGGAAATAACTTACTGTGCGCCAGTGATGCCCGCAGACTGGTACCCTCGCGCACCCGATCACAGGCATCTTCAACCACTTCCCGCATACGCAGGTTACTCATCACAGAAGCTGTTATTTTCAAGCCATCCAGCAAAGGCACCGCGGAAGCGGTTAAAATACTTAAAGTACGGGCAAAGCGTGCTGTGTTCAGGCCTCTTATAATACGTCCAAAAAACGGCATGAAAAGCAATTTACGATGCACCTTATAGCGAAAAGCCGGCTTTCGCAGTGCCTGCTTAAAAAGCACAATGCTTAACAGTATAGCGAGCCCCAGTAGCAGCCCGTAGTCGCGGATAAAGTCACTGATCGCAATCAGAAACAGGGTCACACCGGGCAACTCCTGTCCCTGATCGGCAAACTGGTCAACAATCTCAGGTACTACAGAGGCCAGCAAAAAGATAATTACCGCCAGAGCTACTACCGTCAAAACGCCGGGATAAACCGACGCCTGCTGGATTTGACTGCGGGTTTGCTGTCGTTGTTCCGTATAGTCAGCCAGGCGATTAAGGACTTCATCCAGGTGCCCTGACTTTTCCCCGGCCGCTACCATAGCGCAAAACAGTTCGTCGAAAATCTGCGGAAAGTCACGCATGCCTTCGGCCAGCGTATAACCTTCAACCACCTTACTGCGAACGGCCATCAGCATACGCTGAAGGCGTGGTTTTTCAGTTTGTTCTGCAACCGCCAGCAAAGCTTGTTCCAACGGCAAACTGGAAGCCACCAGGGTTGCCAGCTGGCGAGTAATCAAAGCAAGATCGCTGGCACTGACCCGTGGCTGGAAAAAGCTGCGTCTCTTCTGCGGCCCTTTCTGGTCCGCGCCTGCTTCGCTTATTGTCAGTGGAATAAGACCCTGTTCACGCAGCTGTTGTCGAACCTGACGCTCGGTGTCCCCGTCCAGTACGCCCTTTTTACGCCTTCCTTTGACATCCATGGCCTGATATTCAAAAGCTGCCATGTATTATTCCTCGCGGGTCACACGCATGACTTCTTCCAGCGTGGTGATACCCAGTAAAATTTTATCCCGTCCATCCTGACGGATGCTGGGAAAGCGCGTGCGGGCATATCGTTCGATCGCCTGTTCACCCTTACCATTGTGCACGTGCTCACGAATCTGATCATCGACTACCAGCATTTCATGAATACCTGTACGTCCTTTGTAACCCGTGTGGTTGCATTTATCGCAACCAACCGGACGATAAATATCATCAATTTCCTGATCGACCGCCAACCCCAGCAGTTCGCGTTCTTCTGCTGAAGGCTGATACGCTTCGCGACAGACCGGACATACGGTACGTACAAGTCGCTGCGACACCACTGCCAACAGGCTGGATGACAATAAAAAAGGCTCGATGCCCATATCTTCCAGACGCGTAATAGCACCGGCCGCAGTATTCGTATGCAATGTCGAAAGCACCAGGTGCCCGGTTAAACTGGCCTGGACACCAATTTGGGCAGTCTCGGCGTCACGTATTTCACCTACCATGACTACATCTGGATCCTGCCGCAAGATGGCCCGTAATCCCCGCGCAAAGGTCATATCAACCCGCGCGTTGACCTGCATTTGACCAATACCGTCAATAGCATATTCAATAGGGTCTTCGACGGTCAGAATATTGCGATCTTTGGAGTTAATTTCGCTGAGACCTGCATACAGGGTTGTACTCTTACCTGACCCGGTAGGCCCGGTAACCAGAATAATACCGTGTGGCTTATGAATAAGTTCAGCAAATATTTCACGATTTTTTTCTGTCATGCCCAATTGCTTTAAACGCAGGCGGGCATTATTTTTATCCAGCAGCCGCAACACCACCCGCTCACCGTGATTCGAAGGCATCGTAGAAACCCGCACATCGACAGCCCGACCAGCAATTAATAAAGAAATACGACCATCCTGCGGCAGTCGTTTCTCGGCGATATCCAGCTGTGCCATGACTTTAATGCGCGATACCAGCAAAGATGCCAGTTTACGGTTGGGACGCAGGATTTCACGCAATACACCGTCGATACGAAAACGCACCAGCAGGTCTTTCTCAAAGGTTTCAATATGAATATCTGAAGCACCTTCTTTAATAGCCTCGCTGAGCATCGCGTTAATCAATTTAATGATCGGCGCATCGTCTTCGCTTTCCAGCAGGTCCTCGGTTTGCGGCATTTCATCTGCTAATGAAAATAAATTGACTTCATTTCCGATATCTTCCATCAGCTGTTTCGCTTCCGAAGAGTCGCGCTGATAAGCTCGGGTCAGTAAGGCTTCAAACTCCGCTTCAGAATGGCGTTCCACTTTATAAGCACGACCCAGTAAACGTCGTACTTCATGTAACGCATGAGGCGTCACCGAAGGGCGACAATGCACCACCACCTGCTCTTCCATCTGCATGAGCACAACCCCATAACGCTTAGCAAAAGCAAATGGCAGGCGAGTGAAGATAGGAGTCGCGGAAGCTTCCGTCATGTCTTACTCCTCTTCCTCTTCATCCCGTTCTTCATCCTGTTCTTCATTCCGTTCAGGTGGCTCTTCTTCAACACGGTCGTCTTCCAGGTAAGGTTCGAAACCTGGTGGTAACAACTTATGCTCTTCCCATTCTGGCAATACCGGAATGCGTGAGTCCTGACGCAGTGACAACCCTTGTTCGCGCTGTGATATCTGTTGCGCCCGGATATAGCTGTATTTGCGACTGCTTAACTGGTCCATAAGATAGTCATCACGAATGATGGTAGGTCGGATGAATATCATCAGGTTACGTTTTCTGGTGGTCACACTGGTGGACTTAAATAAGTGTCCAAGAATAGGAATGTCGCCCAGAATTGGAACCTTAGACAGACTTTCCTGTACGTCTTCGTCGATCAGGCCACCCAGTACAATGGTTTCGCCATCACGGGCCAGCACCGTCGTATTCAATTCACGTTTATTAATGGTAATGTCTACTGCAGTAGCACCTGCCAGGCTTGAAACTTCCTGTTCAATTTTCAGCTGTACTGAGTCGCCTTCATTGATTTGCGGTGTGACCCGCAAACGTATACCAATTTCGGTACGGTCAATGGTCTGGAAGGGATTTTCATTGTTTGAGCCCGGCGTAGAACCGGTTAACGTGGGCACGTCCTGCCCTACCAGAATATTCGCTTCCTGATTGTCCATCGTAGTAATGCTTGGCGCCGACAGAATATTTGAGTTGGTATCTGTAGACACGGCCTGAACAACCGCTGCCCAACCGTCTCGTGCAGTCCCCAGCATCAGGCCGTTTGCCTGGCTCAGCAGCCCCGCCAGCATTGAATAATCACCCCGGCGATCCGGCTCCCGGGTGGTGAACTCGTTACCCGCATTGTCGACACGAACCGTCTCACTACCACGCTGCGTGCGCGCTGCTTCGGCAGCCACACCCAATTGCCCTAAAGGAACCTGATTGCCATTGGTGTGTTGCATCAGGCCAAAGTCTTCACTTGCCCACTGCACACCAAAATTAATACCGTCACCCTCAAATACCTCAACAATGATAGCTTCAACCAATACCTGAGCACGACGAATATCTAGCTGGCGAATAACACCTTCAAAAGAGCGCAACATATCCGGCTGCGCTGTTATCACCAGAGCGTTGGTGCTTTCATGGGCTTCTATGCTGACCTGATTTCCCATCATGCCACGACCTTGCTGAGCACCTCGCTGCTGACCCGATCCGTTACTGCCACCACTGCTCTGCCGCTGTTCTTCGGCAATAATGGTATCGCTCATGCCGCGCAGTACATTAACCATGTCTTCAGCCTGCGCATATTTCAGATAAAAAACCTGGGTGTTACCGGTACTTTCAAGTTCTGCATCCAGTTCTTCAATTAAGCGTCTTACCCGAGTTCGTACCCGCGGCTCGCCGCTCACCAACACGCTGTTGGTGCGTTCGTCAGCGACAATACGAGGGAGTAGCAGCTCCGGCGTATTGCCCGACGAGCCCTGAGGATTAAAAATACTTTGTGCTATGCGCACCATTTCAGCTGCTGATGCATGCTGCAATTCGATACGTTCTACATCCTGATCACCCGCCCGGTCAACGCGCTCAATGATTTGTACCAGACGATTAATTACTGATGCACGACCCGTCATCATAATCACGTTAGAAGGATCGTAACTAACCACGTTACCGCCACCGGACTGATCATTTAACTGGCGTAACAAAGGTGCCAGCTCACGAACCGACACGTTCTCTACCGGTATCACCCGGGTAATCAGGGTAGCGCCCACCGATTCGTCGTCATCAACCACAGGAATGGCTGCATTTCTGGAATCGCGGTCACGAATAACTTTTAGTTCGCCGTTGTCAGACTCAATTGCGGCGTAACCATAAACTTCCAGCACGTTCAGGAAAAATTGATAATACTGATCTTCAGTCATCACATCATAGCTGCGCACATTAATGCGCCCACGCACTTCAGGATGAATAATAATGGTTCGTTCCAGGTTGCGACTTACTGCCTGAATAAATTCATTAATATCAGTATTTTTAAAGCTGGCCGAAAACTCTTCCTGTTCCTGCGCGGATAAAGCGCCCGAAGTCGCTAATGTAGCCGCTAGCAGGGCTCCTGTTATTGCTTTTATCAAATTCATCAATTGCACCTACTGCTGGCTGGGAACACGAAGTTCCAAATCAATTATGTCGTCATTGCGGCGGACCTGCACAATAGCGCTTGCCGCATCCTGTATTTCGCTCATGGCCGCCATAGCCTGCGCGGTATCCGTCAGGTCATAGCCGTTAATAGCAATAGCTATATCGCCTGGCTGTAAACCAACCGCAGCGAATAGCTCAGAATCCTGGCGTGGCTGCAAACGATAGCCCGTAATCTGTCCGTCACTACTAATTGGGGAGATATTTATAAACTCCAGCAGCTCAGTCGGATTTTCCCGCACCGCACTCAGAGCTCTGCTTAATTCTTCATTCTCTTCCAGGTTAACAACTTCACTTTGTGTTTCCCGTCGTCCTGGCGCCGGAGTCGACTGCTGCACCTGCAGCTGGGCTTCATACCCATCACGCCCTTCAAGATAAAGAGCTTCGCGCCGACCACTGTTGTCCAGTATTACCCGGTCACTAAAAACAGCTTCCAAAGTTGCGCGGCTATTCGCGATACGCTCACCGATAATATAAGTTTGCTGATTACCACCCTGCTCAATGATAGCAGCAGACAATAGCTGGTTTCCGCTGGCAGTCAGCCCCACCAGGCTAATATTAAGAGTGGTCTGTGGCGCGTCTATTTGCTCGCTTTGTGCTCGTGCTTCTTGTTCACGGTCACCAAACAGCTTCAATTGTTTAATACTGTTAATTTCTAACGTCTGCACCTGAGCTACTGGCGCCTGATTATAACTTCCCGCAACCACAGCAGCAGTAGGCGTCAGCAATTGCCAGGTCAACTGAGCCAGCCACCATACGGCTAGCACAGCAAGAGTGGCGGCCAGTGCTAATGCACTGCCCCGAAGTCTCGCTGGCGTGATAAAATCTTTAATCTGTGATTGTATTGTTAGCACTGCTTTTATAATCATTGTTTTATTTCATTTGGCCGGACATTCTAGCGCGGCCTACCCTAGACAACAACAAATAGTCAACAGATTATTCAACGCTTGTAGGACAAATGTATGAGTTCTGAATCCACAAATAATATAAAAGTGAGACTTGATAAGTGGTTATGGGCTGCCCGCTTTTTCAAAACCAGAGCACTTGCGCGTCAGGCCGTTCAAGCAGGCAAAATAAGCTATAACCAACAACGTTCAAAACCCGCCAAAATAGTTGAAATCGGAGCTACTATTGTTGTTCCCAAAGGGTATGACCGTATAGAAGTAAAAGTGTTGCAACTTTCTGAACAACGACGCAGCGCTCCAGAGGCTCAGTTATTGTATGAAGAAACTGCGCAGAGCATCAAAAAGCGCGAAGAAAATGCTACAGCAAGGAAAGCTAATGCCATGTATAATCCCCACCCTGACGGGCGTCCGGATAAAAAACAGCGACGCCAGTTAATCAAATTTAAAAACCGATAGAGGTCTCAATGTTGGATTCAGGCGACAGCTTATTACGCTATACTTTTGGTTCGCTTCCGGTAAGGGGTGAGCTGGTGCAATTAACAGGAAGTTACCAGCGTTTAACCGCAGGCCATAACTACCCGGCGGTCGTTCAACAGATGCTCGGTGAATTAATGGCGGTTGCCAGCCTGTTAACAGCGACACTCAAATTTGAAGGTCATATTAATTTACAGGTTCAGGGTAACGGCTGTCTTAATTTCATGACAGTTAATGGCAGTCATGACCAGCAACTACGCGGCCTGGCGCGGTTAACCAGCGAACCTATGGATGACACCTTTAGTGGCCTGACCGGCAACAAAGCCTACCTTATTATTACCCTTAGCCCAGCTCAGGGTGAGCGTTATCAAGGGGTCGTCGAAGTTCGCCCCGAAGACACCCAGCTTAACCAGGTGATTGAGCGTTATTTTGCTCAGTCGGAGCAGCTCAGGACCCGTATCTGGCTACACGCCGATGCCGATTTCTGC carries:
- a CDS encoding pilus assembly FimT family protein — translated: MHNLARHQQRGFTLLEIMIVVLLLGIMAGAVVYTMPPQRSGSSAQDAAVVFKEKINHARQTALLRNWVIGVDIKESGYTFYRWSQGQWQLLSEPPLQEVQLPEDLAMELQLGDFAILDNIIDGDRSAVFAPGDRDRDEDRPQPGLLIFESTDFIPFQVAFHPLFQGYSYWVDGNDGLHTLLVTEEP
- the gspG gene encoding type II secretion system major pseudopilin GspG — encoded protein: MKMQKQRGFSLLELMVVLVILGILASMIVPNVMGSRDEGERQKVISDIVALENALDMYRLDNGIYPTTEQGLDALVNEPRMDPQPRRYRQGGYIRRLPRDPWGNDYQLLNPGQYNNIDIFSAGPDGQAGTDDDIGNWNLDEYQN
- the gspD gene encoding type II secretion system secretin GspD; the encoded protein is MNLIKAITGALLAATLATSGALSAQEQEEFSASFKNTDINEFIQAVSRNLERTIIIHPEVRGRINVRSYDVMTEDQYYQFFLNVLEVYGYAAIESDNGELKVIRDRDSRNAAIPVVDDDESVGATLITRVIPVENVSVRELAPLLRQLNDQSGGGNVVSYDPSNVIMMTGRASVINRLVQIIERVDRAGDQDVERIELQHASAAEMVRIAQSIFNPQGSSGNTPELLLPRIVADERTNSVLVSGEPRVRTRVRRLIEELDAELESTGNTQVFYLKYAQAEDMVNVLRGMSDTIIAEEQRQSSGGSNGSGQQRGAQQGRGMMGNQVSIEAHESTNALVITAQPDMLRSFEGVIRQLDIRRAQVLVEAIIVEVFEGDGINFGVQWASEDFGLMQHTNGNQVPLGQLGVAAEAARTQRGSETVRVDNAGNEFTTREPDRRGDYSMLAGLLSQANGLMLGTARDGWAAVVQAVSTDTNSNILSAPSITTMDNQEANILVGQDVPTLTGSTPGSNNENPFQTIDRTEIGIRLRVTPQINEGDSVQLKIEQEVSSLAGATAVDITINKRELNTTVLARDGETIVLGGLIDEDVQESLSKVPILGDIPILGHLFKSTSVTTRKRNLMIFIRPTIIRDDYLMDQLSSRKYSYIRAQQISQREQGLSLRQDSRIPVLPEWEEHKLLPPGFEPYLEDDRVEEEPPERNEEQDEERDEEEEE
- the hslO gene encoding Hsp33 family molecular chaperone HslO — translated: MLDSGDSLLRYTFGSLPVRGELVQLTGSYQRLTAGHNYPAVVQQMLGELMAVASLLTATLKFEGHINLQVQGNGCLNFMTVNGSHDQQLRGLARLTSEPMDDTFSGLTGNKAYLIITLSPAQGERYQGVVEVRPEDTQLNQVIERYFAQSEQLRTRIWLHADADFCGGMLLQALPGEEQDDDSFQHLEALTDTIRSEELKTLEGTQILHRLYHEQDVHLFPAMPVRFHCGCSHEKSMQALYSVPVAELKDILQEDGEIKLTCDYCLTEYRYNEEDVAAIQGHQPPTHTQ
- the hslR gene encoding ribosome-associated heat shock protein Hsp15, whose product is MSSESTNNIKVRLDKWLWAARFFKTRALARQAVQAGKISYNQQRSKPAKIVEIGATIVVPKGYDRIEVKVLQLSEQRRSAPEAQLLYEETAQSIKKREENATARKANAMYNPHPDGRPDKKQRRQLIKFKNR
- the gspE gene encoding type II secretion system ATPase GspE, yielding MTEASATPIFTRLPFAFAKRYGVVLMQMEEQVVVHCRPSVTPHALHEVRRLLGRAYKVERHSEAEFEALLTRAYQRDSSEAKQLMEDIGNEVNLFSLADEMPQTEDLLESEDDAPIIKLINAMLSEAIKEGASDIHIETFEKDLLVRFRIDGVLREILRPNRKLASLLVSRIKVMAQLDIAEKRLPQDGRISLLIAGRAVDVRVSTMPSNHGERVVLRLLDKNNARLRLKQLGMTEKNREIFAELIHKPHGIILVTGPTGSGKSTTLYAGLSEINSKDRNILTVEDPIEYAIDGIGQMQVNARVDMTFARGLRAILRQDPDVVMVGEIRDAETAQIGVQASLTGHLVLSTLHTNTAAGAITRLEDMGIEPFLLSSSLLAVVSQRLVRTVCPVCREAYQPSAEERELLGLAVDQEIDDIYRPVGCDKCNHTGYKGRTGIHEMLVVDDQIREHVHNGKGEQAIERYARTRFPSIRQDGRDKILLGITTLEEVMRVTREE
- the gspC gene encoding type II secretion system protein GspC, coding for MLTIQSQIKDFITPARLRGSALALAATLAVLAVWWLAQLTWQLLTPTAAVVAGSYNQAPVAQVQTLEINSIKQLKLFGDREQEARAQSEQIDAPQTTLNISLVGLTASGNQLLSAAIIEQGGNQQTYIIGERIANSRATLEAVFSDRVILDNSGRREALYLEGRDGYEAQLQVQQSTPAPGRRETQSEVVNLEENEELSRALSAVRENPTELLEFINISPISSDGQITGYRLQPRQDSELFAAVGLQPGDIAIAINGYDLTDTAQAMAAMSEIQDAASAIVQVRRNDDIIDLELRVPSQQ
- the gspF gene encoding type II secretion system inner membrane protein GspF, producing MAAFEYQAMDVKGRRKKGVLDGDTERQVRQQLREQGLIPLTISEAGADQKGPQKRRSFFQPRVSASDLALITRQLATLVASSLPLEQALLAVAEQTEKPRLQRMLMAVRSKVVEGYTLAEGMRDFPQIFDELFCAMVAAGEKSGHLDEVLNRLADYTEQRQQTRSQIQQASVYPGVLTVVALAVIIFLLASVVPEIVDQFADQGQELPGVTLFLIAISDFIRDYGLLLGLAILLSIVLFKQALRKPAFRYKVHRKLLFMPFFGRIIRGLNTARFARTLSILTASAVPLLDGLKITASVMSNLRMREVVEDACDRVREGTSLRASLAHSKLFPPMMLHMIASGEKSGELEQMLKRCADNQDNEFAALVNVSLKIFEPALIVSMAGIVLFIVLAIIQPILALNQQVGF